The genomic stretch CCCTTGCTCACACCGATCGTCACGGTGGGATCGGATGGCTGCGTGACGTCCGCAGAGCACACTCCCGGGCTCACGTCAACGGTGGCGAGTTTCGTGGCGATCGGATTCGTCATCGTGACGAAGAGGCCGAAAGAATCACCAACCTTGAGCTGAGCACTCCTGGCATCCGGAACGCCGCTGGTGAGATCAGGCCCAGTGAACGTCGGATCACCAAAACTGGCCCCGGGCACATCGGGTTGGTCCTCAGTGAGCGTGACAACAGTCCCGTCGGGAACGTTGTGCAGTCCCGCGATCCGCCCCTGGCCCGTGAGCGTGATAATTCCGCTGCGTTCCTCACCCTCGTAGGTGTAGCGATACCGAACGGTGAAAACCGCGTCATTCGGAACCCGGTCATCACTCACGTTCATCTTCGGAGGGTCCTGCGCCTCGGGCCGGGACTGCCGCCCGGCGCCCGACGTGATTTGTTGGTCCGTGAAAAACTTGCGAACCGTAATTCGATTCACCTTCGAAATATCTCTCTTGGAGGATCTATTAACGATACTCCCGTTCGTATATCTGCCGTTGACATGGGCGTCGTTGTTGAAGAACGATCCTGTCAGAATCTTTTCCTTGACCTTGAGATCGATCTCCAGGACGTAGACGTACTCATCGGTGAAATTGGCTCCGTTGGCGTAGGTCACGTCGACGGTGTCCGCATCGTCATCGATCTTCACGGTAGCCTTGCCACTGGCCCCACCCGCTTCGGGATAGAGGGTCTGGCTGCAGTCAGGGGCAGTCGTGTCCCGCCGGCACTGCTCGGTGTTGCGGACCCGATAGAGGGTGACGCCGTTCTCCTTCACGGCGAAGGTGGAACCGGTCAGCCTGTACTTGTCCTTGATCGTGAGTGTGTCCCTGCCCGTCATGACTCCACCCGGAACGGTGATGGTCCATTTGACACCATCGGCCGGGGCTCCGGTCAGGACACCTTTGTTGGTGATGGTTTCATTCACAACCGGCGTGGTTCTGGTGTCTTCCTGTCTCACAACACCGGGCGCTTTCATCCCACCGGAATCTGCCACCAGGCCATGAGAGGGCGGCGGGCTGATCCATGCTCCCGCTACGCCCATCAATGCCGACATGAGCAGAGCAACTGATCGCCACCCCCTTCGCGATGTCGTTGTTCTCCTCACGGATTCCCCCTTCACGCTTCGATCAACGGCTTCGAGAAACGAGAAATTAGCCCTCAAAGCGACGTCATGTTAGCCCTGTTTCGCGTTCCCTTTCATCTTTACTTGCAAGAATTAACGATCGGTATCGTTGAGGATATTTCTCACCCATTCCCGATCCTCGAGGCAGCCCCTCCGAGAAACTCCTTGGAGGAAAACATTGACACCGCCACTCACGGCTCTCACCTCAGCCCACCAGACCCTTGGGGACGGGTCGCGGAGCCACACCACTCTGCATCAGGACACGACAGCAGCCGGGAAGAGACCGCCGAACCACCCCCCAAGGCGTGCGTAGCGGGCGAACCATGGGGCAGCCGCACGCCACAGCCCCCGGATGGGGGATTAACCAAAGTCAATCCACACACTTGCATACAACACTGTATCCAACTAGAGTCGCAGCGCTTGCCTCAGCGGCCCAGGAACGCGGCCGAGAACAATTGAAGGGTTGAACACTCATGAAGTTTGCAATGGAAAGCGACACGCTGGTCGTACTGGGGCAGCGGTCGCACACCGAGTCGGAGGATCTCGGGGTTCTGGTACGACGTTTGTTCGAGGCCGCCGAGCCGTTGTCGGGTCAGATGAACGGTCCGGCCCGGTCGGCATTCGACAGGTTCAAGAGCAGTATTGACGACATCTCCGGTTCCTTGAACAGCGCTCTGGCGGGAATTGTGGGGTCCATTGCCGGGCAGAACAGGGCCTTCCAGACTGCGGCCGAAGATGGCGCCTCGGTACACGAGTCAGCCGAGGGAGCGGCTGATTTCACCAGCCAGGCCTTCTTAGCTCGCATCGGCCCGCAATGACCGATTCGCACAGCTCACCCTGCTCCATGTCTGATGTGTATTTTTGAAGCCCTCAGGAGGATTTAGTGTCCACCAACCAAATGGATCGTAATGACTACAGCGTTGCTGCTTCCCAGGCCGCACAGGGAAATTTTGAGGTTGTCGCCTCTGAATTGGAGGCGGCTCTCGACCGCAGGGATGCCGACGTGAAACAGGCGATGAGCGACTACCAGGCGGACGGCGTCTCGGACGAGTACGCACATCTTGAGCATCAGTGGAACGCCGCGGGCCGTCAGGTGCGTGAAGTGATCGGCGCAATTCGCCAGTCCTTGGCAGAGAACGACGATGTCGCGGCCAGGGCGCTGTCTACAGCTCGCTCCGCCATACCCGGGTGACGCACGGGAACCGGCCTCCATCGTGATCATCACAGACTTCGTCCGCCCGACAAGCGAAAGGGCCTGACACCATGACGAGTTGGAAAATTGATCCTGCCGGCGTGGCAGGAATTCTGAACAATGTAGCAAGTGAGCAGGAAGCGCTCGCGAACGTGCTGACAGATGGTGAATTCCAGGCAATATTCACCGGAATCAGCGGGGCGGGCGCACTGGTCGCCGAGGTTCCGAAAGCGTTGCAGGCATTGATGCAGAATCAGAAAGCAAATCTGCAGGCGGTTACCAACAGAATTGCCGCCGGAATCAGCGGCGTCTCCAATGCTGTCGCCGCATACAACAACGGACAACAGGAGATGGCAGGAGAGTTCCAGCGCCAGATGGCCACCTCGGCCGCGAGCGGCGATTTCTCTTATTTCCAGCAACACGGCTACAAGGGTGAGGGTATGTGATGGCAGAGCAGCCACAGTCGGGTGACGGTCTGGTGATGCCGGAGGCCTTCCCGTGCAGGAGTGACAACATCGATGTCGAGAGCATCAAGGCCGGTTCAGGAAAACTAAAGTCGATGGGACAGTCCATCGACTCCCACATGGACAATGTCGTTGGGTACTGGAACGGCATGCCCGGGGTGTACCAGGCCCCGGAGGGTGAGCAGGTCCACGCACTCATGAAACCAGCAGCCGCGGCCTCGGAGACGATCAAGGAGAAATTTGAGAGCGCATCCAAGGCCCTCGACACCTTCGCTGACGAGGTGGGCCCGGTCAAGGCAGAACTGGCCGCGTTGGAGAAGGAGGCAACCGCTTTCCGGCAGGAAGCACTGGCCGGGTACGACGGCAAGCCCTGGAAGGAGCACCAGCCCGCGGTGGATCGCAACACCGAGCTGCTGGGTCGCTACGCCAAGATCGTGGAACGCCTGACCACGGCATCCGCGACGTGCGCCAACGCAATCAACGGCCTGTTGGACGGGGTGTGTGTCGCCACGGTGGAAGGCGTCTCCGCTGATGCGCTCATGCAGTCCGGAGAGATGATGCCCTGGGGCGCCCCGGTGAGCAAGAACCGCAACTGTGGCGAGTCGGTGCTGCACGGCGCCGGGGGATTCCTGAAGAACACGTGGGACGGCGCCACCGGCCTGGCCGGCTTCGGCCCGAACGGATGGAGCGCGAACACGCTGAAGAACTCGTGGGTAGGAACGGGTGATTTCCTCTTCTCCACAGCGGTTCTGTGCTCCCCGGTCAGCCATGCGGCCAAGCTCTTCGGCAACGAAAAGGTGAACTCCTGGATCGATCGGCGCCATGACGTCGCCAAATCGGGACTGACCGGCATGGTCGGTTACGACTACGCCGCTCACAAGAACGGCAAGGACGGTTGGCACAAGTGGAAGGAGGATGGGGTCGCAGCGTTCACCGAGAGCGCGTTGAACGTCGGCACATTCTTCATTCCCGGCCCGGGAACCGGTGGTGCCGTGGCAAAAACCGCCGCATTGGGCGCGAAAACGGGTGGCATTGCCGCGAAGGGCGTTGGGTTCGCCACGAAGTGCGCGGATTTCGCGATTCCGGGCGGGGGGTGGCTCGTCAAGGGTGGAACGAAACTCGTCGACCTCGGCTCCAACACCCTCCGGGGGGCCGAGATTCCCCATCTCATCCCGAAAGGGAAACCCCTGCTCCCGGCGGAGGAAACCGTGCTGGCGGCCAAAACCGGGCCGCTGACTCCCTCCCCGTACGAGATGCGGCAGTCGGAGGCACCGGCACCGAACCTCGGTGAAACCCGCGAACCCGCCCTGCTCCGTGAACCGGCCCTGGTCGGCGCCCCTGCCCAGTCCCACGGGCCCGCGCCGTTCGAGATGAGGGACCGGAGTCTGCTGGACGCGGAACCACCATTGACCCCGAACGAGACGGGGAACGGCACCCCCACCACTCCGGAGGCCCACCAGGCCCGCGCAGGTGTGGGCGACGACCTGCCCCACATGCGACACGGTGGCGGTAGCACACCCCGCGATGGCGGCACAGGATTCCCCACGGGACACCATGGCGACAACCCAGCATCGCATGGTGATACCCCTGAGGGCGGATATGTCGGTCATGGCCCTGAAAACGGTGATCCCTCGCAGCCGCTCTCGTCATCCCACACGCCTGGTTCCAGAGACGCTTTCTCCCCAAGGCATGCTCTGGAAGAGAACATCCCGAACGACCATGAACGTGGTGGGAAAACATCAGGGAATCACCTCTCCGAGGAAACCGGAGAAGTTGCAAAACAATCCAAGAAAGCCGAATCGACACACGGCCCGGATGACGATGCGCAGCTAGTCGAATCACACGATGTAAGCACCAGCCACTCTCAAACGAACGAGAGAGCGGGTACCGAGTTTGCACGCGAAACAGACAACGATCCTCGTCGCACTGATGAGCACATCGAAGACCCCCACAGCCAAGAAAACAACCAGAGTCCGGAAGAAGTTTCGCCAGAGCGCGGTTCCGCGAAGTCCAAGGTACACCAACCGGATGGTAAGCCCACCTTCGACGAGAATGGGAAACCGCTCTATGACGAGAATGGCAACCCGCGCGAAGCCGATCGCGGAGATGACAGACTGCACTACGCCAGCGACCCAGAAGGCACATATCGCGACAAGGGGGCTGACCACAAACTTCAATATTACTCCAACAATCCGGAGAATCATGCCAGAGGGTATGCCAAGAGCGAGGATGATCCCTACCACAGCGGCCCTAGGCCAGTAGATCACAGACGCTTGGGATACAAATCCCCGGCACACCAGTACGAGTGGGAATATCCATTATTTGAATGGCGATCGCACAGCAACGCCGCTCTGTACAGAGGGATACTGAGAAGAAAAGCCGAAAGTATCTATGAAACTTGGTGCGAAGACCTCCAAGGAACTCGTGGGGTGAGCTTCACCGAAGAAAGAAAACGACTAGAAATCGAAATCAGCAATGAGAAAACCTTGTCTATCGATCTGAGCAACATAAAAGACAAGGAAGGAAAGATCAACCTGCAACGCATCAAGGATGCACTGCAGGAAACCCTTTCCGATCTTAAATCAAACACCAATCTCGCGGACGCGAAGCAGCAGTTTTCAACCGCCGCAACCAAGGTAGAGGACGCCCTCAAGAAATTGGAGGATGCCCAGAAAATCAACGAGAAACAACTGCTGGCGGACCTCGACTACGAGAACGCATCCGCCATAACGCAGATTGCTGAATGGATCGGAGATCAGGCTGGCGACAATATTTCCATGGACAACAGTCCAAACTACCTCAAGGATCGCTACCCAGAGATATGGCCCACCGAGCCACTTCCTTCCGCAGAAGGTAAAGTGATAGAGCGCCTCCCCCTCCTTGGGAAGCAGGATTTCTACCTATCCCCTAGGCACCTAGATATCATCGGCAGCGGAAAACTGGATCGCCTGGATATCGAAGAGCTCCTGGGTTCCGAAAGAAAGCCGAGGCGATTTTTCAGATTGGTGGTCGGCGAAAACAAAGGAGGGAACAAGCCCAGCTTTGGAAGCCGCACGATCGCCAACGGCGAGAAAGCGGAACAAGGAAGTTGGCCCTATGCAGCAGATCTGCTAACCGGCAAAAACCAAGACCCCCGCCTCCAGACGGCAATAGCAGACACAGAACACCCAACCATGACCGTTCCCTCAAATGAGGAACTGGCTCCCAAGATCAAGGATAGACTTGTCGCCCGCGAGCTCAACCACGATACCTCTCCTCGCATTCCCAAGGAGTATAAGAATCTCTGGGAGTGGAGACAAGGAGTTTTGGAGGCCAACCCAGACTTGGCTCGACGAGCCGAAACTGACCGAAAGCTACTCTTCCGCGGCTACATGGAAACCCGGGCAGCGTTTTTTCAGCAGCTGAAGGAAGACTGGGTCGAGGTCATTTACGAGACGACCAATGCCAGGACCGACGGCAAGGTAGTAGTCCGAGAATTCGATTTGGGCGGTAGACTCTTCATAAAGCTCGACGAAGAAGGGAATCTCATAAGCAAGTTCGTGCCGGCATGACGATGCAATCTCATCCGGCGACGGGCCGGGCCGATTCCTCGATTCGCACCCGGCCCGCGCCACCGTCGACCGTGACGACCTGGCCGTCGTGGAGGCGGGTGGTGGCCTCAAGGACCCCGAGCACCGCGGGGATGCCGTATTCGCGGGCGACGATGGCGGCGTGCGACAGCAGTCCCCCGGTTTCCGCGACCACCGCCGAGGCGGAGGCGAACAGTGGGGTCCAGGCGGGGTCCGTGGCCTGACAGACCAGGACGTCGCCGGGCCGCAGGCGTGCGAACTCAGCTGGACCGGAGATGACCCGCACCGGCCCAGACGCGACCCCAGGGCTAGCCGCCACCCCGGTCATGCCGCTCCCCGGTTTCACGGGGTCGCGTTCCGGCTGCCACGCCGCCAGGGCCCGGGGCCGGGCGCGGCGGCGTCTCTCGACGATTCCCGCGACATCCACCGGTTCGTCGCGCAACCAGCCCAGCAGCTCGTCGAAACCGAGCAGCGCGACCTCCCCCGGTTCGGCCAGCAGCCCGGCCACCACCATCCTGCGTCCCGCCTCGAGGGCCAGACGGCGCATCTGCTCCCCCAGCTCCTCGAAGTCCACCACCCCGGCTTCCCGCGTGACATGCCCGGCGCGGTAGTCGTCGACGAGACGCCGGAACCGGCGGCGCAGGAACCGGGGCAGCCTGCCGGCAGCCTCGGCCATCAGGTCGGTGTGGGGTCGCGCGGCGACCGGTTCGCGCCGCTGCGTGTGCGCCATCATCGCGACCGTCCCGAGGAAGGCGGGAAGGTCCTCGCGCCATGAGCGGCTGGAGAACGGCTGGTACATGCGGGTGGTGCGGGCCCCGTGCTCTGCGAGGAAACGCTCGACCCTCCTCCACCATTCGGGGTCCTGCTGTGTGACGGCCTCGACGTCGATGGGATTCTGCGCCAGGAGCCGCCGCACCGGCTCGGGGATGGATGCGACGAGCCGGCCGAGTTCCCGGTCGATGACGACGGTGGCGTAGTCGAGGTCGCCGAGGAGGTCCTCCGGCCGGGTTTTCACCCTTGCCAGGCGCAGCAGGACGCGGAGCCGGGCCCCGCGCAGGACGTGGAAGCCGAGGTATTCGACGAAACGGGAGGTCACCATGGCCTCGACCTGACCGGACGCCTCCGTCAGGGCGTCGGCGATGTCCGCGCCGGACAGCGTCGCGACGGGTAGGTCGCGCAGCCGGGCCGTGAACCGCCGCACCCTGGCGCCGGTATCGGCGTCCCAGCCGCGGGGGTCGCGCCACGGGGTCCGGGCGATCCGGACGATCCCTGCGGGCAGCCGCCACCACGAGATCCGGGGATGGCCGATGGTGACGGCGCCGTCGGCATCCATCTCGACGAGCCCGTCGATGGGCCGCATCCGGAGCCCGGCGAACCCGGTGGTGGCGTCGAGGCAGCACACCAGGATCCGGGTCACCATCAGGTCGAGAGGATACGGCGACGGAAAGTGCTCGATGATGTCGTTGCGGATGAAGCGACTTATCCGCCCGACCCGCCGATCCGGCCCCACCGGGGCAGTGGTGGTGATGGGCCGGGCCTGGAGCAGCCACGGCTTCCCGTCGGTCAGGGCCCATTCGACGTCCATCGGCCTGCCGTAGTGATGCTCGACCTGCTCGGCGAGCCGCGCCACCGCAACCACGTCGCGGCCCGCGAGGGATGCCCGACGGCGTTGTTCACCGGAGATCTCGGTGGTGGCGGTTTCGCCGGTGGCGGTCATGTCGATGCGGATGCGTTTGTCGCCAGTGCTTCGTTCGACAATGCGACCACGTTCGACGGCGAAGGAGTCGGGGGTGACCGCACCCGAGACGACGACCTCACCGAGCCCCCAGGCGGATTCGATCACCACTCGTCTGCGCCCGGTGACCGGGTCGAGGGTGAACGCGACACCTGCGGCGTCGGCGGGGATCATGCGTTGCACCACGACCGCCAGGGCGACGTCGTCGTGGGCGAATCCCTGCTCGTCGCGGTAGGTGATGGCCCGGTCGCTCCACAGCGACGCCCAGCAGCGGCGCACCGCTTCGACGACGGCATCCCCGCCGACCACCCCCAGGTAGGTTTCCTGCTGACCCGCGAAGGATGCGTCCGGGAGATCCTCGGTGGTGGCCGAGGACCGCACCGCGACCGGCCCGTTGACCTCTCCCGCGGCGTCGCGGATCCGATCGGCCAGTCCGTCGGGCAGCGGGGCGGCGACGACGAGTTCCCGCAGCCGGTCGTGGTTCCCGGCCTCCAGCAGTCCGGCGATCTCCTCCCGAAGCGGAGTCATCGCGGTCCGGTAGGCCTCGGCAGTGACGCAGAACCCGCCGGGGACGGGAAGGCCCGCCGCGATCAGTTCCCCGAGGTTGGCTCCTTTGCCACCCACCAGGGGGATGTCGGTGGCGCGCACCCGGTCAAGTCCGATGATCATGATGTCTTCTCCTTCACGCCGCCCTGCGTAAGCCACACCACCAGCCCGAGGGCGGCGAGAACGGCCAGTGTGGCGAACAGACCGGTCAGGGCGGGGCCCGCAGCGAGTCCGGAGATGATCCACAGGCTCAGGGCGGGGATCCCGGCGGCCGCACCGGCGTTGCGGCCGAACTGCACCATTCCGCTGGCCCGCGCCATGCGCTCCTCGGATGCGGTTGCCTGCGCGTCGAGGAGCAGCAGGGGCAGCACCAGGCCGGCACCCACCCCCAGAAGGGTGATGCCCAGCAGGAAGACGACGAGCTGGGGGAAGGCCGCCAGGACCGCCCCGACACACCCCAGGACCCAGCCGAGGGGACGCGCCCACGTGCTCGGGGCGAGCTTCCCGGAGGCGAAGGTGCCCGCCCCGATTCCGAGGAGCATGGGGACGAGGAACCAGCCGGTGGTGGTGGCGTCGACGCCGTGGAGGGTCTGCAGGGCCAGCGGCGCGTAGGTGATCGCGCCGATCGAGATCACCCCTGACAGGGCCGCGAGCCACACCAGCACCCCGGGGCCGGCGCCGCGCTGCGACGATCCGCGCACCGTGATGCGCCACCAGCCCTCGGGTGGGGTGGCGGTGGGGAAGCTCCGGGCCGCGAGCAGCGCGATCAGCGACAGCGGCACCCCGGTCAGCACCCCGAGACGCCACCCGGGTCCGTCGGTGAACCAGCCGCCCAGCGGCGGGCCGATCAGGTTCGCGACCAGCTGGATGATCGCCAACCGGGAGAGCGCGCGGGCGCGGGAGGATGCGTCGAGGCTCAGCCCCAGGGCGGCGAGCACCGCGGGCATGATGGCGGCAGCGCCGATGCCCTGGACGACCCGCGCCGCCAGCAGCAGCGACATGGTGGGCGCCCAGGACATCAGCAGGGTGCCGGTCAGGAAGCAGGCATGCCCCGCCACCAGGACGCGGCGGGTTCCCAGGCGGTCGGTGTACTGGGAGAACAGCGGCAGCAGGAGGGTGGAGCACACGAGGTAGCTGCCGGCAACCCAGCCGTACAGCTCCGGCGCGGCCAGTTCGTCGACGATCCGGGGGGTCGCGTTGCCCAGGAGGGTCTGCATCATGGCGGAGACCGCCATGCCCGCGCCCGCGGCGGTCAGCAGGGCGCGGCGGTTCGTCGTGGAACGGGTCACTTCAGTCCGTTCAGGAGAATGTCGAGGGAGGTTGCGAAACGGTCGCGCAGGGAGTCCCCGTCGGGGTGCGTGGCCCACATCAGCACGCACATGTAGTAGCTGCACTGCAACGCCAGAACGGAATCGACCAAGGGCACGTCGTCGCGCAGTTCACCGCTGTTGCGACCCGCGGTGAGAGCATCCGCGACGACCGCATGAAATCGCTTCTGGTTCTCCGACCCGAGGTCGAGGGAAAGGTTGAAGGACCGCGCCTTGACCATCTGCCGGGCCGGTTCAGGGTGGGCCTCCAGCCAGTCGGCGGCGGCGTCGAGCATCCGTCGGAGGCGTTCCTCGGCGGTGCCGTCGCCCACATCCGCATCGAGGACGGCCCGGACCACCTGCTCCCCCAGGTACCGGAAGACGTCGCGTTTGCTGGGGAAGTGCGTGAAGAAGGTGCCCTTGCCGATGTCTGCGGCCTCGGTGATGTCGGCGACGGTGACGGCATCGAACCCCCGCTCGGCGAACAGGCGCATGGCCTCGGTGAAGATCCTCTCCCGGGTCCTGGCACGCCGTCGGCTCACTCGATCACTCATGAATCCACGCTAGAACAAAACCTGACTCCGGTCAATATCTGACTGTGGTCAGATATTGCTTCGTTGAATCCCTCCATCGGCAGCCGCGCGTTTGACACAATGGTTCTGGTAACGGGCAGCGAGGAGGAGCGATCATCAACGCCACGACGAATCCCGGGGGGACGCTGGACCCGCGAAGGTTTTTACCCGGCACGGAGGACGACTGGGCCGCCTACCCACTCGACGAGTTCCTCGTCACGACCGTCCTCGAGGTCATCACCGATCTCGTTGGCTCTGCCGGCATCGACATCACGTTGAACCCGGCCACGATCATGACCTCACTGAACGCCAGGACCGATCCCAACGCGGACCCGATGATCGTGAAGGAGGCACCCGCGGAGAAGACGGACGAGAGCCCGTCCTTGCGTCTCAAACCGGGGGTTTTCCTTCGCGCCCCGCGGATGCTGTTCAAGGTTCTGCGACACGATCCGGCCCGTTGGCGACGAGAGGAACGAAGCTTCCGCTCCCGACTCGACCAGTTCCAGCACCGCGCCGCGCAGGCCAGCACCCTGGATGACAAGGAACTGGCGCACCTGGTCGAGGGGATCGTCGGCCTGTTCCGGACCTGCCTGCGTGACGGTGCGATGTACTACGGTCTGGGACTGGTCTGGATGTACTGGCGGACCGCTCGTCTGCTCAAGAAACAGCCCGACACCGACGACGAATTGGCCGAGAACATCGCGGCCTACTTCCTCCAGCTGTTGCTGATCGACAGGAGCAATCCCCTGGCTCCCCTGTTCGAGCATTTTCGGAGGTTGAGCGAGGACGCCCAGGCCATGGACCTGCAGCAGGTCGTGGTCTCGATTCCCGAATCCGCCTTCGACGCAGCCGAAACCGCGACGGATATTGAGGACATCATTTTCGCAGCGGTGCGCCGCCTGCCGAAGGGGGCGGCGATCGAGTCGCGGGTCGATGCCCTGCTCGCCGGCCTGCCCATCCGGCTGGAGAAGCTCGATTGGCCCTTCTCCCCCCGCCCGGTGATTCCGTTCCGATTACTGGTGGCCCTCCTCGGCAGCGAACCGATTGACGGCCTGGACGACCTGCTCACCGACGAGGACACCGCGAAACAGGTGGCACGGAAAC from Arachnia propionica encodes the following:
- a CDS encoding pore-forming ESAT-6 family protein, whose amino-acid sequence is MSTNQMDRNDYSVAASQAAQGNFEVVASELEAALDRRDADVKQAMSDYQADGVSDEYAHLEHQWNAAGRQVREVIGAIRQSLAENDDVAARALSTARSAIPG
- a CDS encoding DUF6507 family protein encodes the protein MTSWKIDPAGVAGILNNVASEQEALANVLTDGEFQAIFTGISGAGALVAEVPKALQALMQNQKANLQAVTNRIAAGISGVSNAVAAYNNGQQEMAGEFQRQMATSAASGDFSYFQQHGYKGEGM
- a CDS encoding PEP/pyruvate-binding domain-containing protein, coding for MIIGLDRVRATDIPLVGGKGANLGELIAAGLPVPGGFCVTAEAYRTAMTPLREEIAGLLEAGNHDRLRELVVAAPLPDGLADRIRDAAGEVNGPVAVRSSATTEDLPDASFAGQQETYLGVVGGDAVVEAVRRCWASLWSDRAITYRDEQGFAHDDVALAVVVQRMIPADAAGVAFTLDPVTGRRRVVIESAWGLGEVVVSGAVTPDSFAVERGRIVERSTGDKRIRIDMTATGETATTEISGEQRRRASLAGRDVVAVARLAEQVEHHYGRPMDVEWALTDGKPWLLQARPITTTAPVGPDRRVGRISRFIRNDIIEHFPSPYPLDLMVTRILVCCLDATTGFAGLRMRPIDGLVEMDADGAVTIGHPRISWWRLPAGIVRIARTPWRDPRGWDADTGARVRRFTARLRDLPVATLSGADIADALTEASGQVEAMVTSRFVEYLGFHVLRGARLRVLLRLARVKTRPEDLLGDLDYATVVIDRELGRLVASIPEPVRRLLAQNPIDVEAVTQQDPEWWRRVERFLAEHGARTTRMYQPFSSRSWREDLPAFLGTVAMMAHTQRREPVAARPHTDLMAEAAGRLPRFLRRRFRRLVDDYRAGHVTREAGVVDFEELGEQMRRLALEAGRRMVVAGLLAEPGEVALLGFDELLGWLRDEPVDVAGIVERRRRARPRALAAWQPERDPVKPGSGMTGVAASPGVASGPVRVISGPAEFARLRPGDVLVCQATDPAWTPLFASASAVVAETGGLLSHAAIVAREYGIPAVLGVLEATTRLHDGQVVTVDGGAGRVRIEESARPVAG
- a CDS encoding MFS transporter, with the protein product MTRSTTNRRALLTAAGAGMAVSAMMQTLLGNATPRIVDELAAPELYGWVAGSYLVCSTLLLPLFSQYTDRLGTRRVLVAGHACFLTGTLLMSWAPTMSLLLAARVVQGIGAAAIMPAVLAALGLSLDASSRARALSRLAIIQLVANLIGPPLGGWFTDGPGWRLGVLTGVPLSLIALLAARSFPTATPPEGWWRITVRGSSQRGAGPGVLVWLAALSGVISIGAITYAPLALQTLHGVDATTTGWFLVPMLLGIGAGTFASGKLAPSTWARPLGWVLGCVGAVLAAFPQLVVFLLGITLLGVGAGLVLPLLLLDAQATASEERMARASGMVQFGRNAGAAAGIPALSLWIISGLAAGPALTGLFATLAVLAALGLVVWLTQGGVKEKTS
- a CDS encoding helix-turn-helix domain-containing protein: MSDRVSRRRARTRERIFTEAMRLFAERGFDAVTVADITEAADIGKGTFFTHFPSKRDVFRYLGEQVVRAVLDADVGDGTAEERLRRMLDAAADWLEAHPEPARQMVKARSFNLSLDLGSENQKRFHAVVADALTAGRNSGELRDDVPLVDSVLALQCSYYMCVLMWATHPDGDSLRDRFATSLDILLNGLK